One Phaseolus vulgaris cultivar G19833 chromosome 2, P. vulgaris v2.0, whole genome shotgun sequence DNA window includes the following coding sequences:
- the LOC137812780 gene encoding ABC transporter I family member 6, chloroplastic: MALSLPTHCSPSLVPLPPSTKPTFPTLRRFNHRVCVAAASTPLLQVNDLRAKIVESNVEILHGVNLTVNQGEVHAIMGKNGSGKSTFAKVLVGHPDYEVTGGSVAFKGENLLEMEPEERSLSGLFMSFQSPVEIPGVSNDEFLVMAYNARRKKLGLPELGPLECFSYLMEKLQLVNMKPDFLNRNVNEGFSGGERKRNEILQLAVLGADLAILDEIDSGLDVDALRDVANAVNRILTPQNSLLMITHYRRILDLLNPTHVHVMDKGKIARTGDLSMVEAIEAEGYETVSTLP; the protein is encoded by the exons ATGGCTTTATCCCTACCAACCCATTGTTCTCCCTCCCTCGTCCCTCTTCCACCATCCACCAAACCCACTTTCCCCACCCTCCGCCGCTTCAACCACCGTGTTTGCGTGGCCGCTGCCTCCACTCCCCTCCTCCAAGTCAATGACCTTAGAGCCAAGATCGTCGAGTCCAACGTCGAGATTCTCCACGGCGTTAACCTCACCGTTAACCAAGGAGAGGTCCACGCCATCATGGGAAAAAACGGTTCTGGCAAAAGCACTTTCGCCAAG GTTCTGGTGGGGCACCCGGATTATGAAGTTACTGGAGGCAGTGTTGCATTCAAAGGGGAGAATTTGCTTGAAATGGAACCCGAAGAAAGGTCTCTTTCGGGCCTCTTCATGAGTTTCCAATCCCCTGTTGAGATTCCTGGTGTTTCCAACGATGAGTTTCTTGTCATGGCCTACAATGCTCGTAGGAAAAAGCTTGGTCTACCTGAGCTTGGTCCACTAGAG TGTTTTTCTTACTTGATGGAGAAGCTTCAGCTTGTTAATATGAAGCCTGATTTTCTCAATAGGAATGTGAATGAAGGGTTTAGTGGCGGTGAACGCAAGCGCAATGAAATCTTGCAGCTTGCGGTTTTGGGGGCGGATTTGGCTATTTTGGATGAGATTGACTCCGGGTTGGATGTTGATGCGCTCAGGGATGTTGCCAATGCTGTTAATCGGATTCTCACCCCACAAAATTCTTTGTTGATGATAACTCATTATAGACGGATTCTGGATCTTTTGAATCCTACACATGTCCATGTTATG GACAAAGGGAAAATTGCAAGAACAGGTGACTTATCAATGGTAGAAGCTATTGAGGCAGAGGGATATGAAACTGTCTCCACTTTACCATAA
- the LOC137812777 gene encoding homeobox-DDT domain protein RLT3 yields MEGHDTRRDNGGNGVVVPPCTCSRDEFRTRGGGKVLSRVAAAARNCSSASKHDMAVTRNVKKKQKRKGLQELFTADYIVNRVLRKDGPPLGQEFDFLPYGPKYFTSACQEDQGSSKRKKGSKNAIRSLADCNMKAPVKKHGIGKGLMTVWRATNPDAGDVPIGFGADGQEVPLLSNSIGQKLIHENNRSRKTVNRNVMPKNKTQNKRNKSQDKRKTSMQRRVGELNLYVTQNQSPNENCGLALDNSISEEGVDRVSMLIDDEELELRELQEGTNLSRCSNHLAASGMLACSLSKDALVKFPPDTVKMKKPIHLQPWDSSPEIVKKLFKVFHFIYTYAIIVEICPFTLDELVQAFHDKDSMLLGKIHVALLTLLLSDIEVELTNGFSPHSNKSCNFLALLHSVESEEYSLDFWRRSLNSLTWIEILRQVLVASGFGSKKGSLRRDVLNKELNLLVNYGLCPGTLKSELFNILSERGNTGCKVVELAKSMQNVELNLASTTEELESLICSTLSSDITLFEKISSTAYRLRMSTVMKDSDESHSDTEDSGSVDDELNDTDTCSSADDFENDSIDSSIRKLKSVNSHKNNMLKIYTEIDESRPEEAWLLGLMESEYSNLNIEEKLNALAALTDLVSSGSSIRMKDLSKVTADCNSSIQLRGSGAKIKRSAVKKPGPLLNHKVHLNSDPCTVDSSSLFSRFHSFEAYFQKGKDSSISHPVQSVFLGSDRRYNRYWLFLGPCNVDDPGHRRIYFESSEDGHWEVIDTMEALCALMSVLDDRGKREALLIESLERRQTSLCRTMAKINVNSTGMGSMSHSDQSELDMVTDDSYSPASDVDNLNMTETAKDSLPSAGAVVIEAGKKVEDQIKKWIRVQEYDSWIWNFFYSDLNVVKYGRRSYMDSLARCKSCHDLYWRDERHCRICHMTFELDFDLEERYAIHVATCREKEDSDAFPNHKVLPSQIQSLKAAVYAIESVMPEDALVGAWRKSAHKLWVKRLRRTSTLVELLKVLDDFVGAINKGWLFQCKFPDGVVEEIIASFASMPHTSSALGLWLVKLDIIIAPYLDRVHPLKAQGTSQHGPWR; encoded by the exons GACCCAAATACTTCACTTCTGCTTGTCAAGAGGACCAAGGATCTTCAAAAAGGAAGAAG GGTTCCAAGAATGCAATTCGAAGTCTCGCTGATTGTAATATGAAAGCACCTGTGAAGAAGCATGGTATTGGCAAAGGTCTGATGACAGTTTGGAGGGCAACAAATCCTGATGCCGGAGACGTTCCAATTGGTTTTGGTGCCGATGGCCAAGAAGTTCCTTTACTTTCAAATTCTATAGGTCAGAAACTGATCCATGAGAACAACAGGTCACGGAAAACAGTTAACAGGAAT GTAATGCCAAAAAATAAAACACAGAATAAGAGAAATAAATCACAGGATAAGAGGAAGACTTCCATGCAAAGAAGAGTG GGGGAATTGAACCTATATGTGACTCAGAATCAGTCACCAAACGAAAACTGTGGACTAGCTCTGGATAATTCAATATCTGAAGAGGGAGTTGATCGCGTTTCAATGTTAATTGATGATGAAGAGCTAGAGCTGAGGGAGTTACAAGAAGGAACCAATCTGTCTAGGTGTTCTAATCATCTTGCGGCCAGTGGCATGCTTGCCTGCTCACTGAGTAAAG ATGCACTAGTGAAGTTTCCTCCAGATACCGTCAAGATGAAGAAACCTATCCATTTGCAACCTTGGGACTCCTCACCAGAAATTGTGAAGAAATTATTTAAG GTTTTCCATTTCATTTATACATATGCTATAATTGTTGAGATTTGTCCCTTCACTCTTGACGAGCTTGTTCAAGCTTTTCATGACAAG GACTCAATGTTACTTGGCAAGATTCATGTGGCCCTTCTCACACTTCTTTTATCTGACATTGAAGTAGAGCTTACTAATGGTTTTTCACCTCATTCAAATAAATCTTGTAACTTTCTTGCATTACTTCACTCG GTTGAAAGTGAGGAATACTCCCTGGACTTCTGGAGAAGATCTCTAAATTCTCTTACTTGGATTGAAATACTTCGTCAAGTGCTGGTTGCTTCTGGATTTGGTTCGAAGAAAGGCTCCTTACGCAGAGATGTCCTTAACAAG GAATTGAATCTTCTTGTAAACTATGGTCTATGCCCTGGCACCTTGAAGAGTGAGTTGTTTAATATCTTGTCAGAGAGAGGAAACACTGGATGCAAAGTGGTTGAGCTGGCGAAGTCAATGCAG AATGTTGAATTAAACCTTGCGAGCACTACAGAGGAGCTTGAGTCTTTAATTTGTTCTACGCTTTCAAGTGATATTACTTTATTTGAGAAGATTTCATCAACTGCTTACCGACTGCGTATGAGCACAGTTATGAAGGACAGTGATGAATCTCATTCAGATACAGAGGATTCTGGTAGTGTTGACGATGAACTTAATGACACTGATACATGCAGCAGTGCTGATGATTTTGAAAATGATTCAATAGATTCCAGTATAAGAAAATTGAAGAGTGTAAACagtcataaaaataatatgttgaAAATATACACTGAAATTGACGAGAGTCGTCCGGAAGAAGCGTGGTTATTAGGACTCATGGAGAGTGAATATTCAAACTTAAACATTGAAGAAAAGTTGAATGCATTGGCAGCTTTAACTGATCTTGTTTCCTCTGGATCCAGCATTAGGATGAAG GATTTGTCTAAAGTCACAGCTGATTGCAATTCTAGCATCCAATTACGAGGGTCTGGAGCTAAAATAAAGAGATCAGCAGTAAAGAAACCTGGGCCACTTTTGAACCATAAAGTACACTTGAATTCTGATCCCTGTACTGTAGACTCCTCATCATTATTTTCAAGATTCCACAGTTTTGAAGCTTATTTCCAAAAGGGAAAAGATTCATCTATTTCACATCCCGTTCAATCGGTGTTTTTGGGATCAGATCGTCGGTACAATAGATATTGGCTTTTCTTGGGCCCATGTAACGTAGATGATCCTGGTCACCGGAGGATATATTTTGAATCTTCTGAAGATGGTCACTGGGAGGTTATTGATACTATGGAG GCGTTGTGTGCTTTGATGTCAGTTCTGGACGACAGAGGAAAACGGGAGGCTCTTCTTATTGAATCATTGGAAAGGAGACAAACATCACTATGCAGAACTATGGCAAAGATTAATGTTAATAGTACTGGAATGGGTTCTATGTCTCATTCTGATCAATCTGAACTGGATATGGTCACAGATGACAGTTATTCTCCTGCATCTGATGTAGACAACCTGAACATGACTGAGACTGCTAAAGACTCTTTGCCTTCAGCTGGGGCTGTGGTAATTGAGGCTGGAAAGAAAGTAGaggatcaaattaaaaaatggaTCCGTGTTCAAGAATACGATTCTTggatttggaattttttttattcggATCTCAATGTTGTAAAATATGGTAGAAGGTCTTATATGGACTCTCTTGCCAGATGTAAGAGTTGTCATGATCTATACTGGAGAGACGAGAGACACTGTAGAATTTGCCATATGACATTTGAGCTTGATTTTGACCTAGAAGAAAGATATGCAATCCACGTAGCCACATGCAGGGAGAAAGAAGACAGTGATGCATTTCCTAATCATAAAGTGCTGCCATCACAGATTCAATCTCTGAAAGCTGCAGTTTATGCTATCGAG TCTGTTATGCCTGAAGATGCCCTCGTTGGTGCTTGGAGGAAATCTGCACATAAACTATGGGTGAAACGACTCAGACGCACCTCAACTTTAGTAGAGCTTTTAAAG gtTCTTGATGATTTTGTTGGTGCCATCAATAAGGGCTGGTTGTTTCAATGCAAATTTCCAGATGGTGTGGTTGAAGAAATCATTGCATCTTTTGCATCTATGCCCCATACATCATCTGCCCTTGGCCTGTGGTTAGTGAAGTTAGATATCATAATTGCTCCCTACCTGGACAGAGTTCATCCACTGAAAGCGCAAGGAACCA GTCAACATGGTCCTTGGCGATAA